Below is a window of Shinella sp. PSBB067 DNA.
TTTCCCGCATCCTCGAATAATATCATCAAGGACTCTAGGGATAAGAACATTAAAATATTGAGCGTCAGTTGCGCCTTCATAAAACGCCGACCAAGAAAGATACATTAAATCCCACCCGCCCTGTTTCGGAGAAGTTCTTCCACCTTCTCCGGATACAAGTGATGTTCATCATCGAACAGATCCTTGGAGGGGGCTATTCGCCTCATCCTAGTGCGAATTTGGGAATCGTCACCCTCTGCGGGCACACTGCGGACCATGTCAGCAAACAGAACCTCGTCCGGATGCAGTGAACGCATAACTGCGGGTGAATGGGTATTGAGAAGGACTTGGAAATAGTCACCGTCCTCATTTTGCACTTCTGTAGCCTCGCGTAAGAGACTTATCAGGTCGGGAATTCTACCTTCATGCACGCCATTCTCCGGCTCCTCAAAGCAAAGAATGCCTTGACGGTTGGGATCATCAATTACGGCAAGGAGCGCCAGCAGGCGGATGGTTCCGTCACTGATAACACGCGAACTGAAAGAGGTTCCATCACGCACTTCGACATCAAATGCATATTCTCGGTTCTTTGTGTCATCCAAGACGCGAACATTTTTCACTTGGGGAATTAGCATTGCTAGATCAGCAGAGATATCTGCAATGGCTCCCGCAGGTCTATTCTCAGTCGCCGATAAACGCTGAATTTCGGAAAGACTAGCAGCGAGGTTGGACGCGTTGCTCTTCAAACGTTTATCCTCGAAGCGATCATTTGCCTTGCGCGCCTCTGATGGATTGATCTCAAGAAACTGCGGGCCGGCAATAAGTTTCTTGAGTGCATACAAATGCCGGAATTCGGAGGTTGCGATAGTTGAAAGTGCACTGCGTGAAGCTTCCGCCGCAGGTAGTTGCAACGGATTACCTCTCTTAGAAGTGCCACTCTCTGCGACACCATCTTGCCTAAGGGTGAAAACCCGTGACCTTCCTTGAGGGTCTTTCTCTGTTTCCAAGAATGGCGTTTTCCGGCCCGACCGACTAATTTTTGCTGGCGTCTGAAAAACTAGCTTGTCGTCTTCGGCCCGAATTACCCTACAATCTTCGTGGGTAACAAAAATGCCATAAGGCTCCTCCCTCATTTCTATAGTGATTTCATAACGTAGACGCTGAGCAGGTGTTTCGAAGGAAGCTCCGAAGTCGTCGACCCCGCGGTCAGGCAAAAGAACCTCAATCGCGAACGTCATCACGGTTTGGTTTCCGGACGGCGTTTGCCGAAAGAGCTCTTCTGGCTCCCCTCTAAGCTCTTGCATGGCTTGACGTACATCGACTTGCGCAAGCCTTGAAAGAAACTTTAACGCATCAAAAAGGTTTGATTTTCCGGTAGCGTTCGGACCAACAACAGCCACGAACGGCCTCAAGTCCGCCGAGAATTTGTGAAAAGTTTTGAAGCCATCTATTTCAATTCTGGTAATCAAGAAAAACCTGCCACGTCATCTGGCCGGCCCTTACGTTTATGCAAGGCCTTCTGCTCATTGAGCAAAGTTGCAAAAGTTCGCAATCTTGGCAAGTTCCACAGAAGTTCGACCCAGCTTTAAGTTGGTTTAACGTCCAAGGCTCCGGAACGCTTTCGCCTCCTGCTGAAACTGGACGACAATCCGAACGTGCCCGAGGGATGGGATACCGCGCTCGCGCCGCCTATCGGGCCAGGAGCGCGCAAAGGCCGTTGACCGTGTTGGCGTTGCGCAGCGTGCCGATGCCGAGCCTCTTCGTCGTCAGGTGCGCAAGCAGCTTCGTTTCGCTCGGTTTTGCGGCAAAATCGATCCAGAGGTCGCCGTGCGAAAGGGCAAGGCGGATGCCGGGTGTCGCGTGGCCTTCGAGCCTTGCCAGCGCTTTTTCGTCGAGCGGCACGCGCATGGCGCGCACCACGACGTCGGCGCCGTTGCCCTCCGGAAAAGGATTGCCGGCGGCAAGGCGCTTCCAGGCTTCGGCGGTGCGGGCGATGATGTCGACGTGCTTGCCGAAGCTCGTGCGGAAGCCCGCTTCCAGCCGCGCCTCGATTTCGCCGAGCGGCGCGGCCTCGCCCTCGAAGACGAGGTTGCCGGTGGCGGCCAGCGTGCGGGCGTTGCGCAAGCCGAGGCCTTCGGCCATCGCCTTCAGGTCCGCCATCACCACCCGCTTTCCGGGCGAAAGCACGATGGAATGCAGGAGGGCGACATATGTTTCCACCGCTCAGCCGCGCTCCGCCTTCGAGACGCGCCACAACCGCCACGGCGCCCACCAGGCAAGGCGCGCTTCCAGCGCCTCGGGCACGGGATCGAAGCCATGCGTGCCGCCGGGACCGCAGCGGGCGACGCGGAAGAGCGTCATGAAGCCGCCGCGCCACAGGCCATGGCGGGCGACGGCCTCGTAGCCGTATTCCGAGCAGGTCGGCAGGTGGCGGCAGGAATTGCCGATGAAGCCG
It encodes the following:
- the yidD gene encoding membrane protein insertion efficiency factor YidD, encoding MCNAPDCDHTPERLRHKGRNWNGPFRRTPGRLFGMGFIRLYQLTLSGFIGNSCRHLPTCSEYGYEAVARHGLWRGGFMTLFRVARCGPGGTHGFDPVPEALEARLAWWAPWRLWRVSKAERG
- a CDS encoding DUF1697 domain-containing protein, producing METYVALLHSIVLSPGKRVVMADLKAMAEGLGLRNARTLAATGNLVFEGEAAPLGEIEARLEAGFRTSFGKHVDIIARTAEAWKRLAAGNPFPEGNGADVVVRAMRVPLDEKALARLEGHATPGIRLALSHGDLWIDFAAKPSETKLLAHLTTKRLGIGTLRNANTVNGLCALLAR
- a CDS encoding AAA family ATPase; this encodes MITRIEIDGFKTFHKFSADLRPFVAVVGPNATGKSNLFDALKFLSRLAQVDVRQAMQELRGEPEELFRQTPSGNQTVMTFAIEVLLPDRGVDDFGASFETPAQRLRYEITIEMREEPYGIFVTHEDCRVIRAEDDKLVFQTPAKISRSGRKTPFLETEKDPQGRSRVFTLRQDGVAESGTSKRGNPLQLPAAEASRSALSTIATSEFRHLYALKKLIAGPQFLEINPSEARKANDRFEDKRLKSNASNLAASLSEIQRLSATENRPAGAIADISADLAMLIPQVKNVRVLDDTKNREYAFDVEVRDGTSFSSRVISDGTIRLLALLAVIDDPNRQGILCFEEPENGVHEGRIPDLISLLREATEVQNEDGDYFQVLLNTHSPAVMRSLHPDEVLFADMVRSVPAEGDDSQIRTRMRRIAPSKDLFDDEHHLYPEKVEELLRNRAGGI